One genomic window of Pseudomonas aeruginosa includes the following:
- the katE gene encoding catalase HPII — translation MSEQNNEQRSQAAGTDTVDRGNSNAKLEQLEAYREDATGEALSTNTGTRIADNQNTLKAGERGPSLLEDFIMREKITHFDHERIPERVVHARGSAAHGYFEAYEDLSDLTKAGFLAEAGKRTPVFVRFSTVQGPRGSADTVRDVRGFAVKFYTDEGNFDLVGNNMPVFFIQDAIKFPDFVHAVKPEPHNEIPTGASAHDTFWDFVSLTPESAHMVMWLMSDRAIPIAYRNMQGFGVHTFRLVNAAGESVLVKFHWRPKSGTCSLVWDEAQKLAGKDPDFNRRTLWEDIEKGDYPEWELGLQVIPENQQDSFDFDLLDPTKLVPEELVPVRVVGRMVLNRNPDNFFAETEQVAFHVGHVVPGIDFTNDPLLQGRLFSYTDTQLLRLSGPNFNEIPINRPLCPFHNNQRDAPHRQTINRGRASYEPNSIDGGWPKETPPAARNGGFSTYHEPVSGSKLRKRADSFADHFSQAALFWHSMSEAEQAHIVAAYSFELSKVERQSIREREVNQILLNIDPQLAARVAANVGVQLAAPANPAPQPKPSPALSQMNLLSGDIRSRKVAILIADGVAESDVSDLRDALRQEGADAKLIAPSASPVQAENGAELSPEGTWDGLPSVAFDAVFVPGGAASSQAIGADGRGLHYLLEAYKHLKPVAFAGDAQALASQLSLPGDPGVVLGATATDVFPGLRQALMQHRIWQREAATKAIPA, via the coding sequence ATGAGCGAGCAGAACAACGAGCAGCGCAGCCAGGCGGCCGGCACCGACACCGTCGACCGTGGCAACAGCAACGCCAAGCTGGAACAGCTGGAGGCCTATCGCGAGGACGCCACCGGAGAGGCCCTGAGCACCAATACCGGCACCCGCATCGCCGATAACCAGAACACCCTGAAGGCCGGCGAGCGCGGACCGTCGTTGCTCGAAGACTTCATCATGCGCGAGAAGATCACCCACTTCGACCACGAGCGCATTCCCGAGCGCGTGGTCCACGCTCGTGGCTCGGCGGCGCATGGCTACTTCGAGGCCTACGAGGACCTCAGCGACCTGACCAAGGCCGGCTTCCTCGCCGAGGCGGGCAAGCGTACCCCGGTCTTCGTGCGTTTCTCCACCGTGCAGGGGCCGCGCGGGTCCGCGGATACGGTGCGTGACGTACGCGGCTTCGCCGTGAAGTTCTATACCGACGAAGGCAACTTCGACCTAGTCGGCAACAACATGCCGGTATTCTTCATCCAGGATGCGATCAAGTTCCCCGACTTCGTCCATGCGGTGAAACCCGAGCCGCACAACGAGATTCCCACCGGAGCGTCTGCCCACGACACCTTCTGGGACTTCGTTTCGCTGACCCCGGAGTCGGCGCACATGGTCATGTGGCTGATGTCCGACCGCGCCATTCCGATCGCCTACCGCAACATGCAGGGCTTCGGCGTGCACACCTTCCGCCTGGTCAACGCGGCCGGCGAGAGCGTGCTGGTCAAGTTCCACTGGCGACCGAAGTCCGGGACCTGCTCGCTGGTCTGGGACGAGGCGCAGAAGCTCGCCGGCAAGGACCCCGACTTCAACCGGCGGACCCTCTGGGAGGACATCGAGAAGGGCGACTATCCCGAATGGGAGCTGGGCCTGCAGGTGATCCCGGAGAACCAGCAGGACAGCTTCGACTTCGACCTGCTCGACCCCACCAAGCTGGTGCCCGAGGAGTTGGTGCCGGTAAGGGTGGTGGGGCGGATGGTACTCAACCGCAACCCCGACAATTTCTTCGCCGAGACCGAACAGGTGGCGTTCCACGTCGGCCACGTGGTCCCCGGAATCGACTTCACCAACGACCCGCTGTTGCAGGGTCGGCTGTTCTCCTATACCGACACCCAACTGCTGCGCCTGAGCGGGCCGAACTTCAACGAAATCCCGATCAACCGCCCGCTGTGTCCGTTCCACAACAACCAGCGCGACGCGCCGCACCGGCAGACCATCAACCGCGGCCGGGCTTCCTATGAACCGAACTCGATCGACGGCGGCTGGCCGAAGGAAACCCCGCCGGCGGCGCGCAACGGCGGCTTCTCCACCTACCACGAGCCGGTCAGCGGCAGCAAGCTGCGCAAGCGCGCCGACTCCTTCGCCGATCATTTCAGCCAGGCCGCATTGTTCTGGCACAGCATGAGCGAGGCCGAGCAGGCGCATATCGTCGCCGCCTACAGCTTCGAACTGTCCAAGGTCGAGCGGCAATCGATCCGTGAGCGCGAAGTCAACCAGATACTCCTCAACATCGATCCGCAACTGGCCGCCAGGGTCGCGGCGAACGTCGGTGTGCAGCTCGCCGCGCCGGCCAACCCGGCACCGCAGCCGAAGCCGTCGCCGGCGCTGAGCCAGATGAACCTGCTGTCCGGCGACATCCGTTCGCGCAAGGTGGCGATCCTGATCGCCGACGGCGTCGCCGAGAGCGACGTCAGCGACCTGCGCGACGCGCTCCGCCAGGAGGGCGCGGACGCCAAGCTGATCGCGCCCAGCGCTTCGCCGGTGCAGGCTGAAAACGGCGCCGAACTGAGCCCTGAGGGAACCTGGGACGGCCTGCCGTCGGTAGCCTTCGACGCGGTCTTCGTGCCTGGCGGCGCGGCCAGCAGCCAGGCCATCGGCGCTGACGGACGCGGCCTGCACTACCTGCTGGAAGCCTACAAGCACCTGAAGCCAGTGGCCTTCGCCGGCGATGCCCAGGCGCTGGCCAGCCAGCTTTCGTTGCCTGGCGACCCCGGCGTGGTGCTCGGCGCCACGGCCACCGATGTCTTCCCCGGCCTGCGCCAGGCATTGATGCAGCACCGGATCTGGCAGCGCGAGGCGGCGACCAAGGCGATCCCCGCCTGA
- a CDS encoding DUF2513 domain-containing protein, whose translation MKRDWGLIRDLLEHLESLGFGQHWEARELPGHCREAVAYHLQLLNQAQLLCGSVQHSWTGQEQWVVHHLTLAGHDLLDRLRQESAAAAVPVRKSA comes from the coding sequence ATGAAACGCGACTGGGGGTTGATCAGGGATCTGCTGGAGCATCTGGAAAGCCTTGGCTTCGGCCAGCACTGGGAAGCACGCGAGCTACCCGGTCATTGCCGCGAGGCGGTGGCCTACCACTTGCAGTTGCTCAACCAGGCGCAACTGCTCTGCGGCAGCGTCCAGCATTCCTGGACCGGCCAGGAGCAATGGGTGGTCCACCACCTGACCCTGGCCGGCCACGACCTGCTCGACCGCCTGCGCCAGGAAAGCGCGGCGGCCGCCGTGCCGGTACGCAAGAGCGCCTGA
- a CDS encoding PLDc N-terminal domain-containing protein, translated as MDTAYLILALLVLLLLVDAWAINSVLRSDSSASRKLGWSLLILLLPVLGLVLWGWTGPRGLRPVTSPEHSK; from the coding sequence ATGGATACCGCCTACCTGATCCTCGCGCTGCTGGTCCTGTTGCTCCTGGTGGATGCCTGGGCCATCAACAGCGTGCTCCGCAGCGACAGCTCCGCCAGTCGCAAGCTCGGCTGGTCGCTGCTGATCCTGCTCCTGCCCGTGCTCGGCCTGGTCCTCTGGGGCTGGACCGGCCCCCGTGGCTTGCGCCCGGTGACCTCGCCGGAACACAGCAAGTGA
- a CDS encoding DUF421 domain-containing protein has product MDSILRAAALYLVLLVLFRIAGRRSLTDITTFDLLLLMIIGEATQQALLGDDFSLVNAVLVIITLIVIDVGLSLLKLRHPKLDTLIEGSPTLIVEYGRPLHARLAEARLREEDILLAARETQGLERMEQIRFAILEKNGKISIIPDRGD; this is encoded by the coding sequence ATGGATTCCATACTGCGAGCCGCCGCGCTCTACCTGGTCCTGCTGGTACTCTTCCGCATCGCCGGGCGGCGTTCACTGACCGACATCACCACCTTCGACCTGCTGCTGCTGATGATCATCGGCGAAGCCACCCAGCAGGCGCTGCTGGGCGACGACTTCTCGCTGGTCAACGCGGTACTGGTGATCATCACCCTGATCGTCATCGACGTCGGTCTGTCCCTGCTCAAGCTGCGCCATCCGAAGCTCGACACCCTGATCGAGGGCTCCCCGACGCTCATCGTCGAGTACGGCAGGCCATTGCACGCACGCCTGGCCGAGGCCCGCCTGCGCGAGGAAGACATTCTCCTGGCCGCCCGCGAGACCCAGGGCCTGGAACGCATGGAGCAGATCCGCTTCGCCATCCTCGAGAAGAACGGCAAGATCTCGATCATTCCCGATCGCGGCGACTGA
- a CDS encoding SDR family oxidoreductase has product MSEQRQTLPAQHQDQRPGHESEMQPKPEFVSADYRPAAKLEGKVALVTGGDSGIGRAVAVAFAREKADVVLVYLDENEDAAKTREIIESLGRQCLAFAGDVADAGFCRQVVDTLRQKWGRLDVLVNNAGEQHPQARLEDISEEQWEKTFRTNIFGMFQLTKAALPLMGKGGAIINTTSITAYKGNPQLIDYSSTKGAITSFTRSLSMNLVNRGIRVNAVAPGPIWTPLIPSTFSAEKVAHFGADTPMGRPGQPEELAASYVYLACNDSSYVSGQVLHVNGGTVVNG; this is encoded by the coding sequence ATGAGCGAACAGCGACAGACCCTGCCGGCGCAGCACCAGGACCAACGTCCCGGCCACGAAAGCGAGATGCAGCCGAAGCCGGAGTTCGTTTCCGCCGATTACCGTCCGGCGGCCAAGCTGGAGGGTAAGGTGGCCCTGGTCACCGGCGGCGACAGTGGTATCGGCCGCGCGGTGGCGGTGGCTTTCGCCCGCGAGAAGGCGGATGTGGTGCTGGTCTACCTGGATGAGAACGAAGACGCGGCGAAGACCCGCGAGATCATCGAGTCGCTCGGCCGCCAGTGCCTGGCGTTCGCCGGCGACGTCGCCGACGCCGGCTTCTGCCGCCAGGTTGTGGACACGCTAAGGCAGAAATGGGGGCGCCTCGACGTGCTGGTCAACAACGCCGGCGAGCAGCATCCGCAGGCGCGCCTGGAGGACATCAGCGAAGAGCAGTGGGAGAAGACCTTCCGCACCAACATCTTCGGCATGTTCCAGTTGACCAAGGCGGCCCTGCCGCTGATGGGCAAGGGCGGGGCGATCATCAACACCACCTCGATCACCGCCTACAAGGGCAACCCCCAGCTGATCGACTATTCCTCGACCAAGGGCGCGATCACCTCGTTCACCCGGTCGCTGTCGATGAACCTGGTCAACCGCGGCATCCGCGTCAACGCCGTGGCCCCGGGCCCGATCTGGACGCCGCTGATCCCGTCCACCTTCAGCGCCGAGAAGGTCGCCCACTTCGGCGCGGATACGCCGATGGGCCGGCCCGGCCAGCCGGAAGAGCTGGCCGCCAGCTACGTCTACCTGGCCTGTAACGACTCGTCCTACGTCAGCGGCCAGGTGCTGCACGTCAACGGCGGTACGGTAGTCAACGGCTGA
- a CDS encoding response regulator: MVNGENKIVLVLEEHADQLWRIEEFLLDRGYAVLSAASRDEALEHLASDAVIDLFLLSEQLEGPLSGSMLIETSLPVRPRMRVILLSDSARVGIDPAAPYPVLLKPVTLEELGKAIDMVLHSAPVCPGV; encoded by the coding sequence ATGGTGAACGGAGAAAACAAGATCGTCCTGGTCCTCGAAGAACACGCCGACCAGCTCTGGCGGATCGAGGAATTCCTCCTCGATCGAGGCTACGCGGTGCTCAGCGCGGCGAGTCGCGACGAAGCCCTCGAGCACCTGGCCTCGGACGCGGTGATCGACCTGTTCCTGCTCAGCGAGCAGCTCGAAGGTCCTCTGAGCGGCAGCATGCTCATCGAAACCAGCCTGCCGGTGCGCCCGCGGATGCGGGTGATCCTGCTCAGCGACAGCGCTCGCGTCGGCATCGACCCGGCGGCACCCTATCCGGTGCTGCTCAAACCGGTGACCCTGGAGGAACTGGGGAAAGCCATCGACATGGTCCTGCACAGCGCGCCGGTCTGCCCCGGCGTCTGA
- a CDS encoding glycogen/starch/alpha-glucan phosphorylase: MPDSQDQTPSAVQTLKASILAKLRYSVGRDPSTACPHDWFEAVALAVRDHIIDHWEEATPQGEAPARKRVYYLSLEFLIGRLLLDNLGNLGLLEETRQALAELGVDLQRIVALEPDAALGNGGLGRLAACFMESMASLDIPAHGYGIRYEHGLFRQVLTDGWQQEQTETWLDFGNPWEFERPEVSYYIDFGGSVQVDSEHSGRAIWRPDERIRAIAYDTPIVGWRRASVNTLRLWRARAEEDLQLDRFNAGDHIGAVVDVVKAESISRVLYPADSTEAGQELRLRQEYFFVSASLQDLLDRHLRHHHDLRSLPEQVAIQLNDTHPAIAVAELMRQLVDVHQLAWPDAWALSVATLSYTNHTLLPEALESWPVALMERLLPRHMQIIYLINAFHIDALRAQDIHDFDLLRSVSLIEEGHGRRVRMGNLAFLGSHQINGVSALHTELMRETVFHDLHRLYPQRISNKTNGVSFRRWLFQANPGLTELLVETLGADLLDTPERRLPDLEEHVEDARLRARFAEQRRQNKTALARLVLDSLGVAIEPEALFDVHIKRIHEYKRQLLNLLHTVALYQEIRNDPTADRVPRVKIFAGKAAASYHQAKLIIKLANDIARTINDDPTVRGLLKLVFLPNYNVSLAEAIIPAADLSEQISTAGLEASGTSNMKFALNGALTIGTLDGANVEMSQRIGLEHMFIFGLSAQQVEQRRQAGELEMGGVIAASPRLEEALEAIRSGLFSADDRSRYEGLVDGLVHDDRFMLCADFEAYWHAQCRVEEVWREPDRWWRSALLNVARIGWFSADRTISEYARDIWKL; this comes from the coding sequence ATGCCCGACAGCCAAGACCAGACCCCAAGTGCGGTCCAGACCCTGAAAGCCAGCATCCTCGCCAAACTGCGCTACAGCGTCGGCCGCGACCCATCCACCGCCTGCCCGCACGACTGGTTCGAAGCGGTGGCCCTGGCGGTGCGCGACCACATCATCGACCACTGGGAGGAGGCCACCCCGCAAGGTGAAGCGCCCGCGCGCAAGCGGGTCTACTACCTGTCCCTGGAGTTCCTCATCGGTCGCCTGTTGCTGGACAACCTCGGCAACCTCGGGCTGCTCGAGGAAACCCGCCAGGCCCTTGCCGAGCTGGGCGTCGACCTGCAGCGGATCGTTGCCCTGGAGCCGGACGCGGCGCTCGGCAACGGCGGCCTCGGACGCCTGGCGGCATGCTTCATGGAAAGCATGGCCAGCCTCGACATTCCCGCGCATGGCTATGGCATCCGCTACGAGCATGGCCTGTTCCGCCAGGTGCTGACCGACGGCTGGCAGCAGGAGCAGACCGAGACCTGGCTGGATTTCGGCAATCCCTGGGAGTTCGAACGACCCGAGGTCAGCTACTACATCGACTTCGGCGGCAGCGTGCAGGTCGACAGCGAGCACAGTGGCCGAGCCATCTGGCGGCCGGACGAGCGGATCCGGGCGATCGCCTACGACACGCCGATCGTCGGCTGGCGGCGTGCCAGCGTCAATACCCTGCGCCTGTGGCGCGCTCGCGCCGAGGAAGACCTGCAACTGGACCGTTTCAACGCCGGCGACCATATCGGCGCGGTGGTCGACGTGGTCAAGGCGGAGAGCATCTCGCGGGTGCTGTATCCGGCCGACAGCACCGAGGCCGGTCAGGAACTGCGCCTGCGCCAGGAGTACTTCTTCGTCTCAGCCTCGCTGCAGGACCTGCTCGACCGCCACCTGCGCCATCATCACGACCTGCGTAGCCTGCCGGAACAGGTGGCGATCCAGCTCAACGACACCCACCCGGCGATCGCCGTCGCCGAGCTGATGCGGCAACTGGTGGACGTGCACCAACTGGCCTGGCCGGACGCCTGGGCGCTGAGCGTGGCGACCTTGTCCTACACCAACCACACGCTGCTCCCGGAAGCCCTGGAATCCTGGCCGGTGGCGCTGATGGAGCGCCTGTTGCCGCGCCACATGCAGATCATCTACCTGATCAATGCCTTCCATATAGACGCGCTGCGTGCCCAGGACATCCACGACTTCGACCTGTTGCGTTCGGTCAGCCTGATCGAGGAGGGCCACGGCCGACGGGTGCGCATGGGCAACCTGGCGTTCCTCGGTTCGCACCAGATCAACGGGGTATCGGCATTGCACACCGAGCTGATGCGCGAAACCGTGTTCCATGACCTGCATCGCCTCTATCCGCAGCGCATCAGCAACAAGACCAACGGCGTGTCGTTCCGCCGCTGGCTGTTCCAGGCCAACCCGGGGTTGACCGAGCTGCTGGTGGAGACCCTCGGCGCCGACCTGCTGGACACCCCGGAACGGCGCCTGCCGGACCTCGAGGAACACGTCGAGGACGCCAGGCTGCGGGCACGCTTCGCCGAGCAGCGTCGGCAGAACAAGACCGCCCTGGCGCGCCTGGTGCTGGACAGCCTCGGCGTGGCGATCGAACCGGAAGCGCTGTTCGATGTGCATATCAAGCGTATCCACGAATACAAGCGGCAGTTGCTCAACCTGCTGCACACCGTGGCGCTGTACCAGGAGATCCGCAACGACCCGACCGCCGACCGCGTGCCGCGGGTGAAGATCTTCGCCGGCAAGGCTGCCGCCAGCTACCACCAGGCCAAGCTGATCATCAAGCTGGCCAACGACATCGCCCGCACCATCAACGACGACCCCACCGTGCGCGGCCTGCTCAAGCTGGTGTTCCTGCCCAACTACAACGTCAGCCTGGCCGAGGCGATCATTCCCGCGGCGGACCTCTCCGAGCAGATTTCCACCGCCGGGCTCGAGGCCTCCGGGACCAGCAACATGAAGTTCGCCCTCAACGGCGCGCTGACCATCGGCACCCTGGACGGCGCCAACGTCGAGATGAGCCAGCGGATCGGCCTGGAACACATGTTCATCTTCGGCCTCAGCGCCCAGCAGGTGGAGCAGCGCCGGCAGGCCGGGGAGCTGGAGATGGGCGGGGTGATCGCGGCCTCGCCGCGGCTGGAGGAAGCCCTGGAGGCGATCCGCAGCGGGCTGTTCTCGGCCGACGACCGCAGCCGCTACGAAGGGCTGGTGGACGGCCTGGTGCACGACGACCGCTTCATGCTCTGCGCCGACTTCGAGGCCTACTGGCATGCGCAGTGCCGGGTCGAGGAAGTCTGGCGCGAGCCCGATCGCTGGTGGCGCTCGGCGTTGCTCAACGTGGCGCGGATCGGCTGGTTCAGCGCCGACCGGACGATCAGCGAATACGCCCGGGATATCTGGAAGCTATGA
- the ligD gene encoding DNA ligase D, which produces MPSSKPLAEYARKRDFRQTPEPSGRKPRKDSTGLLRYCVQKHDASRLHYDFRLELDGTLKSWAVPKGPCLDPAVKRLAVQVEDHPLDYADFEGSIPQGHYGAGDVIVWDRGAWTPLDDPREGLEKGHLSFALDGEKLSGRWHLIRTNLRGKQPQWFLVKAKDGEARSLDRFDVLKERPDSVLSERTLLPRHGEAATPAARPARRGKSGGKTPMPEWIAPELASLVEQPPRGEWAYELKLDGYRLMSRIEDGHVRLLTRNGHDWTERLPHLEKALAGLGLQRSWLDGELVVLDEEGRPDFQALQNAFEEGRGENILYVLFDLPYHEGEDLRDVALEERRARLEALLEGRDEDPLRFSATLAEDPRDLLASACKLGLEGVIGKRLGSAYRSRRSNDWIKLKCQLRQEFVIVGYTEPKGSRRHIGALLLGLYSPDEERRLRYAGKVGSGFTAASLKKVRERLEPLAVRSSPLAKVPPARETGSVQWVRPQQLCEVSYAQMTRGGIIRQAVFHGLREDKPAREVTGERPAGPPPLRGARKAGSGASRAATAGVRISHPQRLIDPSIQASKLELAEFHARYADLLLRDLRERPVSLVRGPDGIGGELFFQKHAARLKIPGIVQLDPALDPGHPPLLQIRSAEALVGAVQMGSIEFHTWNASLANLERPDRFVLDLDPDPALPWKRMLEATQLSLTLLDELGLRAFLKTSGGKGMHLLVPLERRHGWDEVKDFAQAISQHLARLMPERFSAVSGPRNRVGKIFVDYLRNSRGASTVAAYSVRAREGLPVSVPVFREELDSLQGANQWNLRSLPQRLDELAGDDPWADYAGTRQRISAAMRRQLGRG; this is translated from the coding sequence ATGCCCAGCAGCAAGCCGCTCGCCGAGTACGCCCGCAAGCGCGATTTCCGCCAGACCCCGGAGCCCAGCGGCCGCAAGCCTCGCAAGGACAGCACCGGGCTGCTCCGCTATTGCGTCCAGAAGCACGACGCCAGCCGCCTGCACTACGACTTCCGCCTGGAGCTGGATGGCACCCTGAAGAGCTGGGCGGTGCCCAAGGGGCCGTGCCTCGACCCGGCGGTGAAGCGGCTCGCGGTGCAGGTTGAGGACCATCCGCTGGACTATGCCGATTTCGAAGGCAGCATCCCCCAGGGGCACTACGGCGCCGGCGATGTCATCGTCTGGGACCGAGGCGCCTGGACGCCTCTGGACGATCCGCGCGAGGGCCTGGAAAAGGGCCATCTCAGCTTCGCCCTGGATGGCGAGAAACTCTCCGGGCGTTGGCACCTGATCCGCACCAACCTGCGCGGCAAGCAGCCCCAGTGGTTCCTGGTCAAGGCCAAGGACGGCGAGGCGCGCAGCCTGGATCGCTTCGACGTGCTGAAGGAGCGTCCCGACAGCGTGCTCAGCGAGCGTACGCTGCTGCCCCGCCATGGCGAAGCCGCCACGCCCGCGGCCAGGCCGGCGCGACGCGGCAAGAGCGGGGGGAAGACGCCGATGCCCGAATGGATCGCCCCCGAGCTGGCCAGCCTGGTCGAGCAGCCTCCGCGAGGGGAGTGGGCCTACGAACTCAAGCTGGACGGCTATCGGCTGATGAGCCGCATCGAAGACGGCCACGTGCGCCTGCTGACCCGCAACGGCCATGACTGGACCGAACGCCTGCCGCACCTGGAGAAGGCCTTGGCCGGGCTCGGTCTGCAGCGCAGTTGGCTGGACGGCGAACTGGTCGTCCTCGACGAGGAGGGTCGACCGGACTTCCAGGCCCTGCAGAACGCCTTCGAGGAAGGTCGCGGCGAGAACATCCTGTACGTCCTCTTCGACCTGCCGTACCACGAAGGCGAGGATCTGCGCGATGTTGCCCTGGAGGAGCGCCGCGCGCGCCTGGAGGCGCTGCTGGAAGGGCGAGACGAAGACCCGCTGCGGTTCTCCGCGACGCTCGCGGAAGACCCCCGCGACCTGCTGGCCAGCGCCTGCAAGCTCGGTCTCGAAGGCGTGATCGGCAAGCGTCTGGGCAGCGCCTACCGTTCGCGCCGCAGCAACGACTGGATCAAGCTGAAGTGCCAGTTGCGCCAGGAGTTCGTGATCGTCGGCTATACCGAGCCGAAGGGCTCTCGCCGGCATATCGGCGCCTTGCTGCTCGGCCTCTACAGCCCTGACGAGGAGCGCCGGCTGCGCTATGCCGGCAAGGTCGGCAGCGGCTTCACCGCGGCCAGCCTGAAGAAGGTCCGTGAGCGCCTGGAACCCCTCGCGGTCCGCTCCAGCCCATTGGCGAAGGTGCCGCCGGCGCGCGAGACCGGGTCGGTGCAGTGGGTGCGCCCGCAACAGCTGTGCGAGGTTTCCTATGCGCAGATGACCCGTGGCGGGATCATCCGCCAGGCAGTGTTCCACGGCTTGCGCGAAGACAAGCCGGCGCGCGAGGTGACCGGCGAGCGTCCCGCCGGCCCGCCGCCGCTGCGCGGCGCGCGCAAGGCCGGCTCCGGTGCGTCGCGGGCGGCCACCGCCGGCGTGCGCATCAGCCATCCGCAGCGGCTGATCGACCCGTCGATCCAGGCCAGCAAGCTGGAACTCGCCGAGTTCCATGCGCGCTACGCCGACCTGCTCCTGCGCGACCTGCGCGAGCGCCCGGTGTCGCTGGTGCGCGGCCCCGACGGAATCGGCGGCGAACTGTTCTTCCAGAAGCACGCGGCGCGCCTGAAGATCCCCGGCATCGTCCAGCTCGACCCGGCGCTCGATCCCGGTCATCCGCCGCTGTTGCAAATCCGCAGCGCCGAGGCGCTGGTCGGCGCGGTGCAGATGGGCAGCATCGAATTCCATACCTGGAACGCCAGCCTGGCCAACCTGGAGCGGCCCGACCGTTTCGTCCTCGACCTCGACCCGGACCCGGCGCTGCCGTGGAAGCGCATGCTCGAAGCGACCCAGCTGAGCCTGACGTTGCTCGACGAGCTGGGCCTGCGCGCCTTCCTCAAGACCAGCGGCGGCAAGGGCATGCACCTGCTGGTGCCGCTGGAGCGCCGGCATGGCTGGGACGAGGTCAAGGATTTCGCCCAGGCCATCTCCCAGCACTTGGCGCGCCTGATGCCGGAGCGTTTCTCGGCGGTTTCCGGGCCGCGCAACCGGGTCGGCAAGATCTTCGTCGACTACCTGCGCAACAGCCGCGGCGCCAGCACCGTGGCCGCCTACTCGGTGCGCGCCCGCGAAGGGTTGCCGGTGTCGGTACCGGTGTTCCGCGAGGAACTCGACTCGCTGCAGGGCGCCAACCAATGGAACCTGCGCAGTCTGCCGCAGCGCCTCGACGAACTCGCCGGCGACGATCCCTGGGCCGACTACGCCGGCACCCGCCAGCGCATCAGCGCGGCCATGCGGCGCCAGCTCGGGCGCGGCTGA
- a CDS encoding metallothionein translates to MNSETCACPKCTCQPGADAVERDGQHYCCAACASGHPQGEPCRDADCPCGGTTRPQVAEDRQLDDALKETFPASDPISP, encoded by the coding sequence ATGAACAGCGAAACCTGTGCCTGTCCCAAATGCACCTGCCAGCCCGGCGCCGATGCCGTCGAACGCGACGGCCAGCACTATTGCTGCGCGGCCTGCGCCAGCGGCCACCCCCAGGGCGAGCCGTGTCGCGACGCCGATTGCCCCTGTGGCGGCACCACCCGGCCCCAGGTGGCGGAGGATCGCCAGCTGGACGACGCGTTGAAGGAGACCTTTCCCGCCAGCGACCCGATCTCGCCCTGA
- a CDS encoding general stress protein encodes MAQHQGGKGNFAEDPKRASEAGKKGGQASGGNFKNDPQRASEAGKKGGQRSHGGN; translated from the coding sequence ATGGCACAGCATCAAGGTGGTAAAGGCAACTTCGCGGAAGACCCGAAACGTGCTTCGGAGGCCGGCAAGAAGGGCGGCCAGGCCAGCGGCGGCAACTTCAAGAACGATCCGCAGCGGGCCTCCGAGGCTGGCAAGAAAGGTGGCCAGCGCAGCCACGGCGGGAACTGA